One stretch of Pradoshia sp. D12 DNA includes these proteins:
- a CDS encoding phosphotransferase family protein — MDYLGQEWEITPAGGATGEAFIARHDEQRLFLKRNSSPFLAVLSAEGIVPKLIWTKRLENGDVITAQEWMNGRELHPTEMSEEAVAELLQKIHLSKPLLNMLRRLGKTAQTPTQILMSVKNSLDKELENHPSIQNTIEFMERHIQDVNSDQQVVCHGDINHNNLLISDNGDLYLIDWDGAIIADPAMDIGMLLYSYVKQEHWKEWLSKYGLELTEDLKLRMKWHVLAQVIQNIVLHKRKNRLHEMNRYIEYLKFAQEY, encoded by the coding sequence ATGGATTATTTAGGGCAAGAGTGGGAGATAACCCCTGCCGGAGGAGCAACAGGTGAAGCGTTTATTGCTAGGCATGATGAGCAAAGACTATTTTTAAAAAGGAATTCGTCTCCTTTTTTAGCTGTGCTTTCCGCTGAAGGAATAGTGCCAAAACTGATCTGGACCAAGAGGCTTGAAAATGGAGACGTGATTACTGCTCAGGAATGGATGAATGGTAGAGAATTACATCCTACTGAGATGAGTGAAGAAGCGGTTGCTGAATTGCTTCAGAAAATCCATCTTTCTAAACCTTTATTAAACATGCTTCGACGCCTAGGTAAGACAGCCCAAACACCTACACAAATCCTAATGTCCGTAAAAAATTCCCTTGATAAGGAATTAGAAAATCATCCAAGTATTCAAAATACGATTGAATTTATGGAAAGACATATACAGGATGTCAACAGTGACCAGCAAGTTGTATGCCATGGTGATATTAATCATAATAATCTCCTTATTTCTGACAATGGTGATCTATATTTGATTGATTGGGACGGTGCAATTATCGCAGATCCGGCTATGGATATCGGTATGCTATTATATTCCTATGTTAAACAAGAGCATTGGAAGGAATGGCTATCCAAATACGGATTAGAGCTCACTGAAGACCTTAAGTTAAGGATGAAATGGCATGTGCTTGCACAGGTTATACAAAATATAGTCTTGCACAAACGAAAAAACCGGTTGCATGAAATGAACCGGTATATCGAATATTTAAAATTTGCTCAGGAATATTGA
- the dat gene encoding D-amino-acid transaminase: MDYIVHNGVLSKRETIAIDIEDRGYQFGDGIYEVIRIYNGKLFAWEGHSRRLFASAQKIGIEIPYSPKRLKEIIEELVLKNELTTGTVYLQFTRGVSPRNHAFPGKEVVPTFIAYTRESERPVVLMESGAEVCIIEDKRWLNCDIKSLNLLGNILAFEEAVKQGCKEAILNRDGMITEGSHTNVSIIKDGILITHPANNLILNGITRQLVLMLCEELSIPYEERPFTPGELMSADEVFLSGTTLEIIPVVKTNGQAVGKAPYTTTRKLQKAFLAKIENECGRLK; encoded by the coding sequence ATGGATTATATTGTTCACAATGGCGTCCTTTCGAAAAGAGAAACAATTGCCATCGATATAGAAGATCGTGGGTATCAATTTGGGGATGGTATCTACGAGGTTATACGGATTTATAATGGAAAGCTATTTGCGTGGGAAGGGCATAGCAGGCGTCTGTTTGCAAGCGCACAAAAGATCGGCATAGAGATACCCTACAGTCCGAAACGCCTTAAGGAGATTATTGAGGAATTGGTTCTTAAAAATGAGCTGACTACCGGTACTGTTTATCTGCAATTTACACGGGGGGTTTCACCGCGGAATCATGCTTTTCCAGGTAAAGAGGTGGTACCGACCTTTATCGCTTATACAAGAGAATCTGAACGTCCTGTTGTACTGATGGAGTCAGGTGCTGAAGTCTGTATTATTGAAGATAAACGGTGGCTTAATTGCGATATTAAAAGCTTGAACCTTCTCGGTAATATCCTAGCCTTTGAAGAGGCGGTTAAACAGGGATGTAAGGAAGCGATTTTAAACAGAGATGGCATGATAACAGAAGGCAGTCATACGAATGTATCGATTATAAAGGATGGTATTCTGATTACTCATCCTGCAAACAATCTAATTTTAAATGGGATTACCAGGCAGTTGGTTTTAATGCTTTGTGAGGAGCTTTCAATTCCTTACGAAGAAAGACCATTTACACCTGGGGAATTAATGTCGGCTGATGAGGTATTTCTGTCTGGTACCACATTAGAAATTATACCCGTTGTAAAAACCAACGGACAAGCGGTTGGAAAAGCCCCATATACTACAACAAGAAAGCTTCAGAAAGCCTTCCTTGCTAAAATTGAAAATGAATGCGGAAGATTAAAGTAA
- the pulA gene encoding type I pullulanase, with product MYSDRFSAFLDALNKITILIPLNYRDNETPTFTIYFEGQKIGVLKVEEVVRIEHYIKYICTAPFEIPLGEEYQIEDDKGIAFGLRTGAVIRTPEFDEHYHYDGNDLGAVYTKEKTVFKLWAPTATSVKVKLINDFGAEKGTVAMQRGERGVWSLTIHNDLKGYFYSYLVRVNYIWREATDPYSKAVSVNGQYSAIIDPEKIERHSYKIPTLDSHVDAIIYETHVRDFSHHNNSGMDAKGKYLAFTEENTKTNKGYSTGISYLKELGVTHIELLPVNDFSGVDETVIGKEYNWGYNPRHFNSPVGVYSTNPHLPFNRIEELKELIKSLHKNGLGVILDVVYNHVFQKELSNFEKIVPGYYFRYDSNGMPSNGSGCGNDVASERFMVRKFIIASIKYWLEYFQVDGFRFDLMGLLDLDTMKEIERVVREIRPDAILIGEGWDLHTALPAEQKSTIANAHKLTGIGFFNDRFRDTIKGSNFDLKDIGYISGKRVEPHDFFELVTNTGTEYPLTSVQSVNFVECHDNHTLWDRLQVANGLESNELRQRRHRFATSIVLLSQGIPFLHSGQEFFRTKQGIENSYCSPDWINELNWDLREQHDETISYLKCLIQIRKSHGAFRFRTREEIERHMKIVDIHVNCHALMYENVGEYGSWKNILVIFHHAEKETAITLPNDTEWDILCDSCADGQGDRIIRKSIRDYTLEPLRTYVFVQE from the coding sequence GTGTATTCAGATAGGTTTTCAGCTTTTTTGGACGCATTAAACAAAATTACCATCTTAATTCCACTTAATTATCGTGATAACGAAACCCCGACCTTTACGATTTATTTCGAAGGTCAAAAAATTGGCGTATTAAAGGTTGAAGAGGTCGTTCGAATAGAGCATTACATTAAATATATATGTACGGCTCCATTTGAAATACCGCTCGGTGAAGAGTATCAAATAGAGGATGATAAAGGAATAGCCTTTGGACTTCGGACAGGTGCAGTAATCCGGACTCCTGAATTTGATGAACATTATCATTATGATGGAAATGATTTAGGCGCTGTCTATACAAAAGAAAAGACAGTGTTTAAGCTATGGGCACCAACTGCTACCAGTGTAAAGGTTAAGCTAATCAATGATTTTGGGGCCGAAAAAGGAACTGTGGCGATGCAGCGGGGGGAAAGAGGAGTATGGTCATTAACGATTCATAATGATTTAAAGGGTTATTTTTATTCTTATTTGGTTCGTGTCAATTATATTTGGAGAGAAGCAACCGACCCATATTCGAAGGCTGTTTCTGTAAATGGCCAATACAGCGCTATTATAGATCCCGAAAAAATCGAAAGACATTCCTATAAAATTCCCACGTTAGACAGCCATGTCGATGCAATTATCTATGAAACACATGTACGCGACTTTTCTCATCATAACAACAGCGGCATGGATGCCAAGGGGAAATACTTGGCGTTTACAGAAGAAAATACGAAAACAAACAAAGGATATTCAACCGGGATCAGTTATTTAAAGGAACTTGGAGTTACTCATATTGAACTCTTGCCGGTTAATGATTTCTCAGGGGTTGATGAAACAGTCATTGGTAAGGAGTATAATTGGGGTTATAATCCGCGTCATTTTAATTCTCCAGTAGGAGTCTACAGCACAAATCCGCATCTGCCGTTCAATCGAATAGAAGAATTAAAGGAATTGATTAAGAGTCTTCATAAAAATGGACTTGGCGTTATTTTGGATGTTGTTTATAATCATGTATTTCAAAAGGAATTGTCTAACTTTGAGAAAATCGTACCTGGCTATTATTTCCGCTATGATTCAAACGGAATGCCTTCAAATGGCAGCGGCTGTGGAAATGATGTAGCATCAGAACGATTTATGGTCCGAAAATTCATTATAGCCTCCATTAAATATTGGTTGGAGTATTTTCAGGTTGATGGATTTAGATTTGATTTAATGGGCTTACTAGACTTGGATACGATGAAGGAAATAGAACGTGTGGTAAGAGAAATAAGACCGGATGCCATTCTCATCGGAGAAGGCTGGGATTTACACACAGCACTCCCTGCTGAGCAAAAATCAACGATTGCAAATGCTCATAAATTAACGGGTATTGGATTCTTTAATGATCGCTTTAGAGATACGATTAAAGGAAGTAATTTTGATTTAAAAGATATCGGCTATATTTCCGGTAAAAGAGTAGAGCCGCATGATTTCTTTGAGCTTGTGACCAATACAGGTACCGAATATCCATTGACATCGGTACAATCAGTCAATTTTGTGGAATGTCATGATAATCACACATTATGGGATCGCCTTCAGGTGGCTAATGGGTTGGAGTCAAATGAATTAAGGCAGCGCCGTCATCGTTTTGCTACAAGTATTGTCTTGCTTTCACAAGGTATTCCATTTTTGCATAGTGGACAGGAATTTTTTAGAACAAAACAAGGAATCGAAAATAGTTATTGTTCACCGGATTGGATAAATGAACTTAATTGGGATCTAAGAGAGCAACATGATGAAACAATATCTTATTTAAAATGCTTGATACAAATTCGAAAAAGCCATGGTGCATTCCGTTTTCGAACACGTGAAGAAATAGAAAGACATATGAAAATTGTCGATATTCATGTTAATTGTCATGCCCTGATGTATGAAAATGTCGGTGAATATGGAAGCTGGAAAAATATTTTAGTAATCTTCCACCATGCTGAAAAGGAAACAGCAATCACTCTGCCAAATGATACTGAATGGGATATTCTTTGTGATAGTTGTGCTGATGGACAAGGAGACCGTATAATCAGGAAAAGCATAAGAGATTATACCCTTGAACCTTTGCGAACATATGTGTTTGTTCAGGAATAA
- a CDS encoding DUF84 family protein, whose protein sequence is MVKIALGTKNPAKIKAGELAGRELSAELVPVNVSSEVNEQPFSDEETIEGALNRARNAMKEVQAEFGLGLEGGVVKTPYGLFICNWGALVTKEGKSFVSGGARIKLPESIAEELYSGRELGPVMDEYTKKQDIRKSEGAVGVFSNGRITRDRMFEHIIELLVGQYEYHLTVKKS, encoded by the coding sequence ATGGTTAAAATTGCTTTGGGCACTAAAAATCCGGCGAAAATTAAGGCTGGAGAATTAGCGGGCCGGGAGTTATCAGCTGAGCTTGTTCCGGTTAATGTATCATCTGAGGTAAATGAACAGCCATTCTCGGATGAAGAAACAATTGAGGGTGCTTTAAATAGAGCAAGAAATGCGATGAAGGAAGTTCAGGCTGAATTTGGGCTGGGTCTTGAAGGCGGAGTGGTGAAAACGCCTTATGGATTGTTTATATGCAATTGGGGAGCACTAGTCACGAAAGAAGGCAAAAGCTTTGTCAGTGGCGGTGCACGTATCAAATTACCGGAAAGTATTGCTGAGGAGTTATACTCGGGCAGAGAGCTTGGGCCGGTTATGGATGAATATACAAAGAAACAGGATATCAGGAAGTCAGAAGGAGCTGTTGGTGTATTCTCAAACGGCCGTATAACAAGAGATCGTATGTTTGAGCACATTATTGAATTATTAGTTGGTCAGTATGAGTATCATTTAACAGTAAAGAAGTCGTGA
- a CDS encoding NERD domain-containing protein: protein MGQLIKLQDYVSRYEQDIYHYSSQFVRLKKQQWTKLKQAYEEGDINDWLIGGENNEIYQNQDDPIKKRTLSETFKKIFTKREQSEPFHVHEGQTVSNREQELGRFLKFPPRIESDLKQQFLDRIFNFQLKWASSTLREKSVVNANYVYDQKLRYFLQRFPDNCLILYKPVFQFKNAPVELDILLMTPTEIWCLTFLEAEEDAVFLADRGRFWTRKHHNRADKKVLNPYISINRMERIIKRILESKEIDMPIRKGIICRNGYIDDVNAIHTEIIIDKRSYARWFEGIRNNQSPIKNQQLKSGQALLDYCSTAYTIRMDLEEELEELDRESGL, encoded by the coding sequence ATGGGACAATTAATTAAACTGCAGGATTATGTATCCCGTTATGAACAGGATATTTATCATTATTCCTCTCAGTTTGTCCGCTTAAAAAAACAGCAGTGGACTAAACTAAAGCAGGCTTATGAAGAAGGAGATATCAATGACTGGCTGATTGGCGGAGAAAACAATGAGATATATCAAAATCAGGATGATCCCATTAAAAAGAGAACTCTCTCGGAGACGTTTAAGAAGATATTTACTAAAAGAGAACAAAGCGAACCTTTTCACGTTCATGAAGGGCAAACTGTTTCAAACAGAGAACAGGAATTGGGACGGTTTTTGAAATTCCCCCCACGAATAGAGAGCGATTTAAAACAGCAATTTTTAGATCGGATTTTTAATTTTCAGCTTAAATGGGCGAGTTCAACCTTAAGAGAAAAATCTGTAGTAAATGCCAATTATGTATATGACCAGAAACTGCGTTATTTTTTGCAACGCTTTCCTGATAACTGCTTAATTCTTTACAAGCCTGTCTTTCAGTTTAAAAATGCACCGGTAGAATTGGATATTCTGCTTATGACGCCTACGGAAATATGGTGCTTAACTTTTCTTGAAGCAGAAGAGGATGCCGTATTTTTGGCGGACAGGGGAAGGTTTTGGACAAGAAAACATCATAATCGGGCAGACAAAAAAGTGTTAAACCCGTATATATCCATAAATCGTATGGAAAGAATCATTAAGAGGATCTTAGAAAGCAAGGAGATTGATATGCCAATCAGGAAAGGAATCATTTGTCGTAATGGATATATCGATGATGTAAATGCCATCCATACAGAGATAATCATCGACAAGCGTTCTTATGCAAGATGGTTTGAGGGCATACGTAATAATCAGTCTCCTATAAAAAACCAACAGCTTAAGTCAGGTCAGGCTCTATTGGACTACTGCAGTACAGCCTACACTATTAGAATGGATTTGGAAGAGGAGTTGGAGGAGCTTGATAGAGAGAGCGGTTTATAG
- a CDS encoding diacylglycerol/lipid kinase family protein: MIERAVYREALMSKEKFNFIINPAAKNRGSLKIWKKVKKYLERENIHYQYRYTEYEGHACKITREILEKESDSLIIAVGGDGTIHEVINGAVGYKEARISYIPAGSGNDFSRGYQIDKNPTKAFKKLCLNSEKMTPIDLGSYKTDKQGYFMNSLGMGLDAAVTKAVNESKSKYYFNKIGAGKLVYLYFFFIKWLTYRPIDVSLSIDGRDLNYKNVWLVTTSNQPYFGGGIKISPNSKPDDGLFHIIIVHNISKWKLILMFVTVVWGGHLKIRGVQELQGKNIKLSSEQPAFIHADGDYIGNDKVVVNMHHHKVNIAALGE, translated from the coding sequence TTGATAGAGAGAGCGGTTTATAGGGAAGCTTTAATGAGCAAGGAGAAGTTCAATTTCATTATAAATCCTGCCGCGAAGAATAGGGGAAGCTTAAAAATTTGGAAAAAGGTAAAAAAATACCTAGAACGTGAAAATATCCATTACCAATATAGGTATACAGAATATGAAGGACATGCCTGTAAAATCACTAGAGAAATTTTGGAAAAGGAGAGTGATTCGTTAATTATTGCTGTAGGTGGAGACGGGACGATTCATGAAGTCATTAATGGTGCTGTCGGATATAAAGAAGCCAGGATATCTTATATTCCTGCAGGATCCGGAAATGATTTTTCAAGAGGATACCAGATTGATAAAAATCCGACTAAAGCATTTAAAAAATTGTGTCTAAATAGTGAAAAAATGACACCAATCGATCTAGGATCCTATAAAACTGACAAACAAGGGTATTTTATGAACAGTTTGGGTATGGGATTGGATGCAGCAGTTACAAAAGCTGTAAATGAGTCGAAATCAAAATATTACTTTAATAAAATAGGCGCTGGAAAGCTTGTTTATTTATATTTCTTTTTTATTAAATGGTTAACATATAGACCAATTGATGTTTCTCTTTCGATAGATGGCCGGGACCTCAACTATAAAAATGTTTGGCTTGTTACGACATCCAATCAGCCCTATTTTGGTGGTGGAATAAAGATTTCACCAAACTCGAAACCAGATGACGGGCTTTTTCATATCATAATCGTACATAATATTTCCAAATGGAAACTGATACTTATGTTCGTCACAGTAGTTTGGGGCGGCCATCTCAAAATAAGGGGAGTACAGGAATTACAAGGGAAGAATATAAAACTTTCTTCTGAGCAACCAGCATTTATTCATGCAGATGGCGATTATATTGGCAATGATAAGGTAGTCGTTAATATGCATCATCATAAAGTAAATATTGCAGCTTTAGGAGAGTGA
- a CDS encoding YtzH-like family protein, giving the protein MKRRVVDNLPLSQNHHWMLVKDILNNHQEDCCGSQSEVEQLERTVKSLMVQPGLDVNTKAVLDEIYQYSQSGIHAANLESHIEAHQQQLSGWVRDIDQYS; this is encoded by the coding sequence ATGAAGAGAAGGGTTGTGGATAATTTGCCATTATCACAAAATCATCATTGGATGTTAGTAAAAGATATTTTAAATAATCATCAAGAAGATTGCTGCGGTTCACAATCAGAAGTTGAACAGCTTGAGAGAACTGTTAAATCCCTGATGGTTCAACCCGGTCTTGATGTAAATACAAAAGCTGTACTTGATGAGATTTACCAATACAGCCAAAGCGGTATACATGCCGCCAACCTGGAAAGTCATATAGAAGCACACCAGCAGCAACTCTCTGGCTGGGTTCGAGACATTGATCAATATTCCTGA
- a CDS encoding YtnP family quorum-quenching lactonase, which produces METLQFGKFTLTWLNGGDTHMDGGAMFGVVPKPLWSKRYPVNELNQIELRSDPILVQTDHKNYLIEAGLGKGKLSEKQIRNYGVSEESKLEESLSRLGMTYSDIDAILMTHMHFDHACGLTGYQEGELISLFPEATIYTSKIEWEELQNPNIRSRNTYWEENWKPIVTQVETFEGEVLITEGLRMIHTGGHSDGHSIIVLEDNNQQLIHMGDLMPTHAHQNPLWVLAYDDYPMDSIHAKEKWIKQGIENKAWFTFYHDYAYRAIKWDADGKGIIEKVERNRPE; this is translated from the coding sequence ATGGAAACTTTGCAATTTGGTAAGTTTACATTAACCTGGTTGAATGGCGGAGATACTCATATGGATGGTGGAGCCATGTTTGGAGTGGTTCCGAAACCATTATGGTCAAAACGTTATCCTGTTAATGAATTGAACCAAATAGAGTTAAGGTCGGACCCCATCTTAGTACAGACAGATCATAAAAATTATTTAATCGAAGCTGGCCTCGGCAAAGGGAAGCTGTCGGAAAAACAAATTAGAAATTATGGTGTCAGTGAAGAGTCCAAGCTCGAGGAATCCTTGAGCAGGCTCGGAATGACCTATTCGGATATCGATGCAATTCTGATGACTCATATGCATTTTGATCATGCCTGTGGGCTGACTGGTTATCAGGAAGGCGAATTGATCAGCCTATTTCCTGAGGCAACGATTTATACCTCGAAAATTGAATGGGAAGAACTTCAGAATCCCAATATTCGTTCCCGTAATACCTACTGGGAAGAAAATTGGAAGCCAATTGTTACACAGGTCGAAACATTTGAAGGTGAAGTATTAATCACTGAAGGACTGAGGATGATTCATACAGGCGGCCACAGTGACGGTCACAGCATTATCGTGCTCGAGGACAATAATCAACAATTAATTCATATGGGAGACCTTATGCCAACGCATGCCCATCAGAATCCTCTATGGGTGCTGGCTTATGATGATTACCCGATGGATTCCATACATGCAAAAGAGAAATGGATTAAACAAGGAATTGAAAATAAAGCATGGTTCACTTTTTATCATGATTATGCTTACCGTGCCATCAAATGGGATGCAGACGGAAAAGGAATAATCGAAAAAGTTGAGCGAAATCGACCAGAATAA
- the thpR gene encoding RNA 2',3'-cyclic phosphodiesterase — protein sequence MLKYEGDRPMNRQNHYFFAIELPKEIKESLHQWAAELERMYAFKSWVHPSDYHITLAFLGSASHSMLDGAVNLLKSRAEQLVSFPLTIKGLGTFGMVNQPRILWADVRKQPILYEVQKNVWNACTSIGFKLDTKPFTPHATIARRCMEAMEKDSLRQLEDSLPSIPEFQVQHLVLYQTNSQSIPKYEPIIKFPLV from the coding sequence ATGTTAAAATATGAAGGAGATAGGCCGATGAATAGACAGAATCATTATTTTTTTGCAATTGAATTACCTAAGGAGATTAAAGAATCATTGCACCAATGGGCTGCTGAATTAGAACGTATGTATGCATTTAAAAGCTGGGTTCATCCAAGCGATTATCATATTACTTTAGCATTCCTTGGCAGTGCCTCTCATAGTATGTTGGATGGTGCTGTGAATTTATTGAAGTCAAGAGCAGAGCAACTTGTTTCATTTCCATTAACGATTAAAGGATTGGGTACATTTGGTATGGTGAATCAGCCAAGAATTCTATGGGCAGATGTGAGGAAACAGCCGATCTTATATGAAGTGCAGAAGAACGTATGGAATGCTTGTACAAGTATCGGCTTTAAGTTGGATACAAAGCCGTTTACACCGCATGCTACGATAGCAAGAAGATGTATGGAGGCAATGGAAAAAGACAGTCTAAGACAACTAGAAGACTCTCTCCCATCTATACCAGAATTTCAGGTACAGCATCTCGTTCTATATCAAACCAATAGCCAATCTATTCCTAAATATGAACCGATCATTAAATTTCCATTGGTGTAA
- the trmB gene encoding tRNA (guanosine(46)-N7)-methyltransferase TrmB — translation MRQRYKPWAKDKLMANPYYCIQEPTTKKGSWNEVFGNNNPIHIEVGTGKGQFINGMAAQNPDINYIGIELAERVIVTALDRLLESNLPNVKLLNVNAEELPNIFAEGEVSRVYLNFSDPWPKKRHEKRRLTYKTFLDLYKGILPEHGEIHFKTDNRGLFEYSLVSFSHYGMTLNEVSLDLHNSDMEGNIMTEYEQKFSAKGNPIYRCEVSF, via the coding sequence TTGAGACAACGTTATAAACCATGGGCTAAGGATAAGCTAATGGCCAATCCTTATTATTGCATTCAGGAGCCGACTACTAAAAAGGGTTCATGGAATGAAGTGTTTGGGAATAATAATCCGATTCATATAGAAGTAGGTACTGGTAAAGGACAATTTATTAATGGTATGGCTGCACAAAATCCGGATATTAATTATATCGGTATTGAATTGGCAGAGCGTGTGATTGTTACAGCACTTGATCGATTGCTGGAATCTAATCTTCCAAATGTGAAGTTGCTGAATGTGAATGCCGAAGAGCTTCCAAATATTTTTGCAGAGGGAGAAGTTTCCCGTGTTTATCTGAATTTCTCTGATCCATGGCCTAAGAAACGTCATGAAAAGAGAAGATTGACGTATAAGACATTCCTTGATCTATATAAAGGAATTTTGCCGGAGCATGGCGAAATTCATTTTAAGACAGATAACAGAGGATTATTTGAATACTCACTTGTAAGCTTCTCGCATTATGGGATGACATTAAATGAAGTGAGCTTGGATTTACACAACAGTGATATGGAAGGCAATATTATGACTGAATATGAACAAAAATTTTCAGCAAAGGGCAATCCAATTTATCGTTGTGAAGTCTCCTTTTAA
- a CDS encoding M42 family metallopeptidase: MKQSTLDLFKTLTEIPGAPGFEHEVRSFMKKELSKYTDEIIQDGLGSIFGVKRGNDQGPKIMVAGHMDEVGFMVTSITPEGLLRFQTLGGWWGQVLLAQRVQVYTESGPIIGVVSSIPPHLLSEAQRSKPMEIGNMLIDIGADDKEDAIAMGVKPGQQIIPYSEFTQMANPKKILAKAWDNRYGCGLAIELLEELQNETLPNILYSGATVMEEVGTRGAGTAATMIDPDIFFACDASPANDMSGSKSVFGYLGKGPLLRIYDRTMVMHKGMREFILDTAESNHIPYQYFVAPNGGTDAGKVHITNRGIPSAVIGICSRYIHTHASIIHIDDYAAAKELLVKLVRSCDKTTVETIKQNG; the protein is encoded by the coding sequence ATGAAGCAATCTACTCTAGATTTATTTAAGACTCTTACCGAGATTCCAGGAGCACCTGGATTTGAACATGAAGTTCGTTCGTTTATGAAAAAGGAATTATCCAAATACACAGATGAAATCATTCAGGACGGCCTTGGCAGTATTTTTGGTGTGAAACGCGGAAATGACCAAGGACCAAAAATTATGGTTGCCGGACATATGGATGAGGTTGGTTTTATGGTAACCTCTATTACTCCTGAGGGGTTACTTCGTTTTCAAACGCTTGGAGGCTGGTGGGGTCAGGTGTTGCTGGCACAAAGAGTGCAGGTATATACTGAATCAGGCCCTATTATCGGTGTTGTCAGTTCGATTCCGCCACATTTGCTGAGTGAGGCCCAAAGGTCCAAACCTATGGAAATCGGTAATATGCTGATTGATATTGGTGCTGATGATAAAGAGGATGCAATTGCAATGGGAGTGAAACCAGGTCAGCAAATCATCCCATATAGTGAATTCACTCAAATGGCCAATCCTAAAAAAATTCTGGCAAAAGCATGGGACAATCGGTATGGCTGCGGATTGGCGATTGAACTACTGGAAGAGCTTCAAAATGAGACATTGCCTAATATCCTATACAGCGGTGCTACTGTTATGGAAGAAGTCGGTACGAGAGGCGCGGGTACAGCGGCGACGATGATTGATCCTGATATCTTCTTTGCATGTGATGCAAGTCCTGCAAATGATATGTCAGGCAGTAAATCTGTATTCGGTTATCTCGGAAAAGGTCCATTACTTAGAATATATGACCGTACAATGGTCATGCATAAAGGGATGAGAGAATTTATCTTGGATACTGCGGAATCGAATCATATTCCATATCAATATTTTGTTGCTCCAAATGGGGGGACAGATGCAGGGAAAGTACATATTACAAATCGCGGTATACCAAGTGCCGTAATTGGTATATGTTCACGGTATATCCATACGCATGCCTCCATTATTCATATTGATGACTATGCTGCAGCAAAAGAATTATTGGTTAAATTAGTTAGAAGCTGTGATAAAACAACCGTTGAAACGATTAAACAAAACGGTTAA